A genomic region of Mycobacterium sp. Aquia_213 contains the following coding sequences:
- a CDS encoding TetR/AcrR family transcriptional regulator has translation MSTAESRRSDHGDLADRILDAAQRLVFRTGARKLSLSDVASLAGVSRPTIYRYFVSKEDLIDAMGKRERRRFYAAMENATSGVVGAARLEAAVDVVATFLEAQPPGQLLDLEPGFAYDQMAAALPMLVEGLVTVLQHCAHEGALAAGADPRDLAGAIARTALSHYIFPETDRVAARRQIRAAAGLFGRA, from the coding sequence GTGTCGACCGCCGAATCGCGCCGCTCAGATCATGGAGATCTGGCCGATCGGATCCTGGACGCGGCCCAGCGGCTGGTATTCCGGACCGGCGCCCGCAAGTTGTCGCTGTCGGACGTGGCAAGCCTGGCCGGGGTATCGCGCCCCACCATCTACCGATACTTCGTCTCCAAAGAAGACCTGATCGACGCGATGGGAAAGCGTGAACGCCGTCGCTTCTACGCGGCGATGGAGAACGCGACTTCCGGAGTCGTCGGCGCCGCACGGCTGGAGGCCGCGGTCGACGTCGTCGCGACCTTCCTCGAGGCTCAGCCGCCGGGGCAGCTGCTCGACCTCGAGCCGGGCTTCGCCTACGACCAGATGGCCGCGGCGCTACCCATGCTCGTCGAAGGGCTGGTGACGGTTTTGCAGCACTGTGCCCACGAGGGCGCGCTCGCCGCGGGGGCGGATCCGCGAGACCTGGCCGGCGCCATCGCGCGGACCGCGTTGAGCCACTACATATTTCCCGAGACCGATCGCGTTGCGGCGCGCCGGCAGATCCGTGCGGCCGCCGGACTTTTCGGCCGCGCCTGA
- a CDS encoding NAD-dependent epimerase/dehydratase family protein — protein sequence MGSTIFVTGATGQTGGNVCEQLIERGDQVRALVRDPDAATALAEIGVELVKGDISDADDVLRAAKGAEAAIHCAALLGGASQDLEDFKAVNLVGTTNVLDAGKAHGMRRVVALSTATFLNLNAGVDFEEAPVLGNPPNDPYTVTKLAAFLEAHHRAAAGDDVLTCHPGAIYGPGLVVERALHRTSFNRVLLAGMRGKIKRYLAFPVTWVAGADVAKGSIAALDKGVAGERYLLVGRPEDTFSTAGGINRACEVAEIDHRVEDLDYRTDPEALTAEFGPTLMAIAKAAAKSDRKPRSNNNLTARRLGYAPMSFDDGLRLLISWLRKLGKL from the coding sequence ATGGGCAGCACGATCTTCGTCACCGGCGCGACCGGTCAGACCGGCGGCAACGTCTGCGAGCAGTTGATTGAGCGTGGTGACCAGGTTCGCGCCCTGGTTCGTGATCCCGACGCCGCCACGGCGCTGGCCGAAATCGGCGTCGAATTGGTCAAGGGCGACATCAGCGACGCCGACGACGTGCTTCGCGCGGCCAAGGGCGCCGAGGCCGCTATTCACTGTGCGGCCCTGCTCGGCGGCGCGAGTCAGGACCTCGAAGACTTCAAGGCCGTCAACCTGGTCGGCACGACCAACGTCCTGGATGCCGGGAAAGCGCACGGCATGCGCCGGGTCGTCGCCCTGAGCACCGCCACCTTCCTGAATCTGAACGCCGGCGTCGACTTCGAAGAGGCGCCCGTTCTTGGGAACCCACCCAACGACCCCTACACCGTCACCAAGCTCGCCGCGTTTCTGGAGGCGCACCACCGCGCGGCCGCGGGCGACGACGTGCTCACCTGCCACCCGGGCGCCATCTACGGTCCTGGCCTGGTCGTAGAACGCGCATTGCACCGCACCAGTTTCAACCGCGTGCTGTTGGCAGGCATGCGCGGAAAGATCAAGCGCTACTTGGCCTTTCCGGTGACCTGGGTCGCCGGAGCGGACGTCGCGAAGGGCTCGATCGCCGCGTTGGACAAGGGCGTGGCGGGTGAGCGCTACCTGTTGGTCGGCCGGCCCGAAGACACCTTCAGTACGGCCGGCGGCATCAACCGCGCTTGCGAGGTCGCCGAAATCGACCACCGTGTCGAGGATCTCGACTACCGCACCGACCCCGAGGCGTTGACTGCCGAATTCGGGCCCACCTTGATGGCCATCGCAAAGGCCGCGGCGAAAAGCGATCGCAAGCCCAGAAGCAACAACAACCTGACCGCGCGGCGATTGGGGTATGCGCCGATGTCCTTCGACGACGGTCTACGACTGTTGATCTCATGGCTACGCAAACTCGGCAAGCTGTAG
- a CDS encoding SDR family NAD(P)-dependent oxidoreductase, with product MALDPSSVLLTDRVAVVTGGGAGIGRGIAAGLKAFGARVAIWERNPDTCASAADEIGALGIPVDVRDSAAVDAALAQTSGELGPVTILVNNAGGVFWSGILDTTENGWDALYKSNLRHVYLCTQRVARNLVEQKLPGSVISVTSIEGVRAAPGYATYAAAKAGVINYTKTAALELAPHGIRVNALAPDITWTEGLEQIAPPGSRDRVGFTVPMGRAGHVDEMAGAAVFLASDMSSYVTGQTIHVDGGTHAASGWYHHPETGVYALGPTTQ from the coding sequence ATGGCACTCGATCCGTCAAGCGTGCTCCTGACCGACCGCGTCGCGGTCGTCACCGGTGGTGGCGCAGGCATCGGCCGCGGCATCGCGGCGGGGCTGAAGGCATTCGGCGCGCGAGTCGCGATCTGGGAACGAAATCCCGATACCTGCGCGTCCGCCGCCGATGAGATCGGTGCTCTCGGCATTCCGGTCGACGTGCGGGACAGCGCCGCGGTGGACGCCGCGCTGGCGCAGACCTCGGGCGAGCTCGGGCCGGTGACGATCCTGGTCAACAATGCCGGGGGAGTCTTCTGGTCGGGGATCCTCGACACCACCGAGAACGGGTGGGACGCCCTCTACAAGTCGAACCTGCGCCACGTCTACCTATGCACGCAGCGGGTGGCCCGCAACCTCGTCGAGCAGAAACTGCCCGGCAGCGTCATCAGCGTGACGTCGATCGAGGGTGTGCGCGCCGCGCCGGGTTATGCGACCTACGCGGCGGCCAAGGCGGGCGTCATCAACTACACCAAGACTGCCGCCCTCGAACTCGCCCCGCACGGCATCCGGGTCAACGCGCTGGCCCCGGACATCACCTGGACCGAAGGCCTCGAGCAGATAGCGCCGCCGGGATCCCGGGATCGGGTCGGCTTCACGGTTCCGATGGGGCGCGCAGGGCACGTCGACGAGATGGCAGGAGCGGCAGTGTTTCTCGCGTCGGACATGTCCAGCTACGTCACCGGCCAAACGATCCACGTCGACGGCGGCACGCACGCCGCCAGCGGTTGGTACCACCACCCGGAGACCGGCGTATACGCGCTCGGGCCGACAACTCAATAG
- a CDS encoding SDR family NAD(P)-dependent oxidoreductase → MSRLAGKVAIVTGGAGGIGAATAHELAREGAAVAVVDIDEAKANDVADEIRRTGAAAIALGGDLAEEDVVRSVVAATVAELGRVDVLHNNAALTASGFLSRDTTVSEMPLEVWHRSMEVNLGSQLLMCKYAVPEMRSGGGGSIINMSSGAALSGDRTRLAYGVSKAGVHALTMYVATSEGKQGVRANTIVPGLILTDAVRAHLSENILDGLGRATLTPYVGQPKDVADLVVFLASEQSRYITGQMISIDGGMSAHVAMNTGD, encoded by the coding sequence ATGTCCAGACTTGCCGGAAAAGTGGCGATAGTTACCGGAGGTGCCGGCGGTATTGGTGCGGCGACGGCGCACGAATTGGCCCGCGAAGGCGCGGCGGTTGCCGTCGTTGATATCGACGAGGCGAAGGCCAACGACGTCGCCGACGAGATTCGACGAACCGGGGCCGCAGCGATCGCCCTCGGTGGCGATCTGGCCGAGGAAGACGTGGTGAGATCCGTGGTGGCTGCCACGGTGGCAGAGCTCGGCCGCGTCGACGTCCTGCACAACAACGCCGCATTGACCGCCAGCGGCTTCTTGTCCCGCGACACCACGGTCTCCGAGATGCCTCTCGAAGTGTGGCACCGGTCAATGGAGGTAAACCTCGGAAGTCAGCTGCTCATGTGCAAATACGCTGTTCCCGAAATGCGTAGCGGCGGTGGGGGTTCGATCATCAACATGTCGTCGGGCGCGGCCCTGTCGGGTGACCGGACCCGCCTGGCCTACGGCGTCTCGAAGGCCGGGGTGCACGCCTTGACGATGTACGTGGCGACCAGCGAAGGCAAGCAGGGCGTGCGCGCGAACACCATCGTGCCCGGATTGATTCTCACCGACGCGGTGCGCGCGCACCTGTCCGAGAACATTCTCGACGGCCTGGGCCGCGCCACGTTGACGCCCTATGTCGGGCAACCAAAAGACGTAGCGGACCTCGTCGTTTTTCTGGCTTCCGAGCAGTCCCGCTACATCACCGGACAAATGATTTCGATCGACGGCGGAATGTCGGCGCACGTCGCGATGAACACCGGCGACTAA
- a CDS encoding carboxymuconolactone decarboxylase family protein: MPRIAPIPMEELSSRSREIVDAGVAAGLYATPVPLQIFAYRSAQLEQVNMARTHLGAGTLLGGRILELLRIRSAQLGECEPCSQSRKHDSITDDDVACLLAPGHGTLTPQEQMAVEFIDLLSADHHAMDDEFYKRLGEHFTAAQIIELGFTCAGVMGLHRFIHTLNVYGDSAPVIEYDRDQIDGAKPV; the protein is encoded by the coding sequence ATGCCGCGTATTGCACCAATCCCGATGGAAGAGCTCAGCTCGCGCTCCCGCGAAATCGTCGACGCCGGCGTTGCCGCCGGGCTCTATGCGACGCCGGTGCCGTTGCAGATCTTCGCCTATCGCAGCGCGCAGCTCGAACAGGTCAATATGGCGCGGACCCACCTCGGTGCCGGCACTCTGCTCGGCGGCCGGATCCTGGAGTTGTTGCGTATCCGCAGCGCTCAACTCGGCGAATGCGAGCCCTGTAGCCAGTCGCGTAAGCATGACTCGATCACCGACGACGACGTCGCGTGCCTGCTCGCGCCGGGCCACGGCACGCTGACGCCGCAGGAGCAGATGGCCGTCGAGTTCATCGACCTGCTCTCGGCCGACCACCACGCCATGGACGACGAGTTCTACAAGCGGCTGGGCGAGCATTTCACCGCTGCACAGATCATCGAGCTCGGTTTCACCTGCGCGGGCGTGATGGGATTGCACCGGTTCATCCACACCCTCAACGTGTACGGCGACTCGGCGCCCGTCATCGAATACGACCGGGATCAGATCGACGGCGCTAAGCCGGTGTGA
- a CDS encoding TetR/AcrR family transcriptional regulator, protein MTRRTQADRRAATRTAIVTAARELFTEHGYHGCSIDAILDRAGSSKGAFYHHFSDKAAVLEALLTDFEEEGVRRAREWSAGVSSPLEIMRVSARNLLDWCTDPYIRQVVLTDALSVLGFTRWHQIDDRYTLDVLDHLLQRGVAAKQVRPMPSTRMTARLIIAAINEAALFVANAVDVDAARAEALASIDFMITSIAAPGPAGRRVNRKSSILSQ, encoded by the coding sequence ATGACGAGACGAACCCAGGCCGATCGCCGTGCCGCGACCCGCACGGCCATCGTGACGGCCGCCCGCGAATTGTTCACCGAGCACGGCTATCACGGGTGCAGCATCGACGCGATTCTGGATCGCGCGGGATCCAGCAAAGGGGCCTTCTACCACCACTTCTCGGACAAGGCGGCGGTGCTCGAGGCGCTGCTCACCGACTTCGAGGAGGAGGGCGTTCGCCGAGCCAGAGAATGGAGTGCCGGGGTATCGTCCCCGCTGGAGATCATGCGGGTGTCGGCGCGCAACCTGTTGGATTGGTGCACGGATCCCTACATTCGGCAGGTCGTGCTGACCGACGCGCTGTCGGTGCTCGGCTTCACCCGGTGGCATCAGATTGACGACCGCTACACGCTCGACGTCCTGGATCACCTGCTGCAACGCGGTGTCGCCGCCAAACAGGTGCGACCGATGCCCTCGACGCGGATGACCGCCCGGCTGATCATCGCCGCAATAAACGAGGCGGCACTGTTCGTCGCAAACGCGGTCGACGTCGACGCCGCCCGCGCGGAGGCACTTGCGTCCATCGACTTCATGATCACGTCGATCGCGGCCCCGGGCCCGGCCGGTCGGCGCGTCAATCGCAAGTCATCCATACTGTCGCAGTGA
- a CDS encoding Crp/Fnr family transcriptional regulator — MSVLLALCADLPQQSWQAGELIIEADEMVSHIYVLSSGSVTAERDGVPFARIDTPGAVFGEMSVVLRQPASATVRASSETRCYVIDDPESFLTEQPGAALAILSMTASRLDAITRYLVDVKQQLADEGGHVSMLGQIVDTLVHHHGSVRPGSVRDPEC, encoded by the coding sequence GTGAGCGTCCTTCTGGCCTTGTGCGCTGACCTCCCTCAGCAATCTTGGCAGGCCGGTGAACTCATCATCGAAGCAGACGAGATGGTGTCACACATCTACGTGCTGTCGTCAGGCTCGGTGACGGCCGAGCGCGACGGTGTGCCCTTCGCCCGTATCGACACGCCCGGCGCGGTCTTCGGTGAGATGTCAGTGGTGCTCCGGCAACCCGCGAGCGCGACCGTCCGGGCGAGCTCCGAGACGCGCTGCTACGTCATCGACGATCCCGAATCCTTTCTCACCGAACAACCCGGGGCCGCCCTCGCAATACTGAGCATGACCGCCTCGCGGCTGGACGCCATCACCCGCTACCTCGTCGACGTCAAACAGCAGCTGGCAGATGAAGGCGGGCATGTGAGCATGCTCGGACAGATCGTCGACACGTTGGTGCATCATCACGGATCGGTGCGGCCCGGCTCGGTCCGCGACCCCGAGTGCTGA
- a CDS encoding metallophosphoesterase family protein: MRILAASDLHYRLGHYDWLVSRAPSADIVALIGDLADVGSPVPLEVQIVVLERYLDRLADIAVVLVVSGNHDLDGPGEHGEQIASWLRRSRPGRIFSDGQSVDIDGYRFTMCPWWDGDVTREAVGLQLAEAAIERPERWVWLYHAPPAGTVLCNDGRRIFADEDLAAWIVQYQPDMVLSGHIHQAPWVDGGSWHDRLGQTLIFNAGKQQGKVPPHIMFDTDTGTADWFGVDRDESIGLR, translated from the coding sequence GTGCGGATTCTTGCCGCGTCTGATTTGCACTACCGACTCGGTCACTACGACTGGCTCGTTTCGCGGGCGCCTTCAGCCGACATCGTGGCGCTCATCGGCGATCTCGCCGACGTGGGCAGTCCCGTGCCGCTCGAGGTGCAGATCGTCGTGCTCGAACGTTATCTGGATCGGCTTGCAGACATCGCTGTCGTTCTCGTTGTCTCCGGAAATCACGATCTGGACGGGCCGGGCGAGCACGGCGAACAAATCGCCTCATGGTTGCGCCGATCGCGGCCCGGCCGAATCTTTTCCGACGGGCAGAGTGTCGACATTGACGGGTACCGCTTCACCATGTGCCCTTGGTGGGACGGCGACGTGACCAGGGAGGCGGTCGGGCTGCAATTGGCCGAAGCTGCCATCGAGCGACCTGAGCGCTGGGTCTGGCTGTATCACGCGCCGCCTGCCGGCACGGTCCTATGTAACGACGGTCGGCGGATCTTCGCCGACGAGGATCTTGCGGCGTGGATTGTCCAATACCAACCCGACATGGTCTTGAGCGGCCATATTCACCAGGCGCCCTGGGTCGATGGTGGATCCTGGCACGATCGCCTCGGCCAGACCCTGATCTTCAATGCCGGCAAGCAGCAGGGCAAGGTGCCGCCACACATCATGTTCGACACCGATACCGGCACCGCCGATTGGTTCGGGGTGGACCGCGACGAATCGATCGGCCTCAGATGA
- a CDS encoding DUF4232 domain-containing protein has translation MRLSTGAAAMAIAAALALPAATNTTAAAVPWCGADSLKLGTSPPISPGQQVYLHFYVILTNVSQQTCTLRGYPGVDLVGPDDPTLGPTYSLPRESGDVQPVVLAPGASAASLLAFLPKIGPNGPEPAWPPTTIVVTPPDSTAQLQTPWIPGGFTVLRQGDGTHPGGHIGPLQPYA, from the coding sequence ATGAGGCTCTCAACAGGCGCGGCCGCCATGGCCATTGCCGCGGCACTCGCTCTGCCGGCAGCGACGAACACGACAGCGGCAGCCGTGCCATGGTGTGGGGCCGATTCGCTGAAACTCGGTACCAGTCCGCCCATTTCGCCCGGCCAGCAGGTCTATCTGCACTTCTACGTGATTTTGACGAATGTCTCCCAGCAGACCTGCACCCTGCGGGGCTATCCCGGGGTGGACCTCGTTGGCCCTGACGACCCGACGTTAGGCCCGACCTACAGCCTGCCGAGGGAGAGCGGCGATGTGCAGCCGGTCGTCCTCGCGCCGGGAGCATCCGCCGCCAGCCTGCTGGCCTTCCTCCCGAAGATCGGCCCGAACGGCCCGGAGCCGGCCTGGCCGCCGACCACGATCGTGGTGACTCCGCCGGACTCGACGGCACAACTGCAGACCCCGTGGATTCCCGGCGGCTTCACCGTGCTGCGACAGGGCGACGGGACACACCCAGGGGGCCATATCGGGCCGCTGCAGCCGTACGCGTAA
- a CDS encoding AraC family transcriptional regulator: protein MDPLTAVVEMLGSKVAESCRFEASGPWSLSLPRYRHVKVGAVLSGQSWLITDDAAPVRLKAGDCYLISSGRPFQAASDPSLAPRDATALYKEIWPSTVLRLNVIDDDPDRFVQVCASLKFDETTAALLLDYIPSSARIAAGSDGAEALRPALQILERETRDNAAGTTVMRNVLTQILLVQVVRTLLDCTETDGWLRAMRDPNLGPALAAMHVTPGRNWNVAELASAANMSRSSFAQRFTDGVGVSPLAYLSALRMRAASRLLRSTARTVSSVAAEIGYSSEGAFTNAFKRFSGLTPSAYRQQQ from the coding sequence ATGGACCCGCTGACTGCCGTTGTCGAGATGCTCGGCTCCAAAGTCGCCGAATCGTGTCGGTTCGAGGCCAGCGGTCCATGGTCATTGAGCCTCCCGCGATATCGCCACGTGAAGGTTGGTGCCGTCCTCTCCGGCCAGAGCTGGTTGATCACCGATGACGCCGCCCCGGTGCGGCTGAAAGCGGGTGACTGCTACCTGATTTCCAGCGGTCGGCCGTTTCAGGCGGCCTCGGATCCGTCGCTTGCGCCGCGCGACGCGACGGCCTTGTACAAAGAGATCTGGCCCTCGACAGTGTTGCGGCTCAACGTCATTGACGACGATCCGGATCGATTCGTCCAGGTGTGCGCCAGTCTGAAGTTCGACGAGACGACCGCGGCGTTGCTGCTCGACTACATTCCGAGTAGCGCCAGGATCGCGGCCGGCAGTGACGGCGCCGAGGCATTGCGACCGGCACTGCAGATACTCGAGCGGGAGACCCGCGACAACGCGGCCGGGACGACCGTGATGCGCAATGTCTTGACGCAGATCCTGCTCGTGCAGGTGGTTCGGACCTTGCTGGACTGCACCGAGACCGATGGCTGGCTACGCGCCATGCGCGATCCCAACCTGGGCCCGGCGCTGGCAGCGATGCACGTGACCCCCGGCCGAAACTGGAACGTCGCCGAACTCGCCTCAGCCGCCAACATGTCCAGGAGCTCGTTTGCTCAGCGGTTTACCGACGGCGTCGGGGTATCACCGCTGGCCTACCTGTCCGCACTGCGCATGCGTGCCGCGTCTCGGCTGCTGCGGTCCACCGCACGCACCGTTAGTTCGGTGGCGGCCGAAATCGGATATTCCTCGGAAGGCGCATTCACCAACGCGTTCAAGCGATTTAGCGGGCTCACGCCGAGCGCCTACCGACAACAGCAATGA
- a CDS encoding alpha/beta fold hydrolase yields the protein MTKFVFAHGSWHGSWCWERVRPILVGAGHEVATVDLPSGDPSADVMDYVAAIEKSIEPPLNSVVLVAHSSAGIAASVAARRMALRELVLVAAFLPQRGVSVLERIAGGEPMLVDAWAQVFAGMPRDEFGGTALTAAIAEEFFYQDCPADDVSSTVLPHLTVERATKLFSEPIPLPEERLTPSRYVVCTADQALSPEWAREAAGQFCDEVVEIDAGHSPFWSKPAELCQLLTAATR from the coding sequence TTGACTAAATTCGTCTTTGCTCATGGGTCGTGGCACGGATCGTGGTGCTGGGAGCGCGTCCGGCCCATCCTTGTCGGCGCGGGCCACGAGGTGGCGACGGTCGATCTTCCCAGCGGGGATCCGTCGGCCGATGTCATGGACTATGTCGCCGCGATCGAAAAGTCCATCGAGCCACCCTTGAATAGCGTTGTGTTAGTGGCACATTCGTCGGCAGGCATCGCTGCGAGTGTCGCTGCCCGCCGGATGGCGCTGCGTGAACTGGTGTTGGTGGCCGCATTCCTGCCGCAGCGCGGCGTTAGCGTCCTGGAACGCATCGCCGGTGGCGAGCCCATGTTGGTCGACGCGTGGGCCCAAGTTTTTGCTGGGATGCCGAGAGACGAGTTCGGCGGGACGGCGTTGACTGCGGCGATCGCGGAGGAATTCTTCTACCAGGATTGCCCGGCCGACGATGTCAGCAGCACTGTCTTGCCGCATCTGACGGTGGAGCGTGCCACCAAGCTGTTCTCCGAGCCGATCCCGCTGCCCGAGGAAAGACTCACGCCCAGCCGCTATGTGGTGTGCACCGCGGACCAGGCCCTCAGCCCGGAATGGGCGCGCGAGGCAGCCGGGCAGTTCTGTGACGAGGTGGTCGAGATCGATGCCGGGCATTCACCGTTCTGGTCGAAGCCAGCTGAGTTGTGCCAGTTGCTGACTGCGGCTACCCGGTGA
- a CDS encoding TNT domain-containing protein, whose amino-acid sequence MRCRSFTIGALTALTMSVLLPVSAKAASCPPQVSPALATADSAPYKVPDGYPAGVLGPNTLPTGLVAKLLVGYNRLGTPPLTEKDFLTQFLRVNPDGTGDWIYPTNWGFDGPDEPWTLNPGDVVDRFGSIYGTFLANKRNTPFAARALPPTSLNTQQGNPEANYHAYCFLKPLTIRRGKIAGAFGQPGGGIQYVLGNARVTDLITSGTLVEVAPPS is encoded by the coding sequence ATGCGGTGCCGATCTTTCACCATCGGTGCGCTGACAGCGCTGACGATGTCCGTGTTGTTGCCGGTCAGCGCGAAGGCGGCTTCTTGCCCGCCCCAAGTCAGTCCGGCCCTGGCAACCGCGGACTCCGCGCCCTACAAAGTCCCAGACGGGTATCCCGCGGGCGTGCTGGGACCCAACACATTGCCCACCGGGCTGGTGGCGAAACTGCTAGTGGGTTACAACCGATTGGGCACACCGCCCTTAACCGAAAAGGATTTCCTCACCCAGTTCCTCAGGGTCAACCCAGACGGGACGGGCGACTGGATTTATCCGACGAACTGGGGGTTTGACGGACCAGATGAACCGTGGACGCTTAACCCCGGCGACGTCGTCGACCGGTTTGGGAGCATTTACGGAACGTTCCTCGCCAACAAGAGGAATACTCCGTTCGCGGCTCGGGCATTGCCGCCGACGTCCCTTAATACCCAGCAAGGCAACCCGGAGGCCAATTACCACGCCTACTGCTTCTTGAAGCCGCTGACGATACGGCGCGGGAAGATTGCCGGAGCTTTTGGGCAGCCTGGCGGCGGAATTCAGTACGTGCTCGGAAACGCCAGAGTCACCGATCTCATAACCAGCGGCACTCTGGTTGAGGTGGCGCCGCCCTCATAG